A portion of the uncultured Draconibacterium sp. genome contains these proteins:
- a CDS encoding transglutaminase-like domain-containing protein: protein MTFLRKSFFIFLLIAVCSCQNRNEELFDFQTYLSQGKFSEAESILKEKLLENSANEQFQIQLETISRLRKEFPYTRAEVKEQLREYFPDITDEDLDTWEQARQLEMRVIDGEKRYFSRAVSNFFRLNEAAGKIKEEISGKTYDGVEDFQQTVIPQWFEKSVEPRVPFNQQRIKVNYTIALDANAVPAGEVVKCWLPYPRTGSQRLPHVEFLEASQEDYTIAPNEALQRTVYMEKQAVQDEKTVFRISYIFETAAQWFDIKTEDVQSYNKTSELYKKYTAERLPHIVFNDQIKSLAGIIVGEEKNPVKQVELIYYWINDNIPWAGALEYSVMPCIPCYVLENMHGDCGMQTFLFLSMARSLGIPCKWQSGWYLLPQTKNLHDWAEVYYEGVGWVPVDPSFKLINSEDKRIKEFYMNGLDCYRLVVNDDFARELVPPKKFYRSEPFDFQRGELEWEGGNLYFDTWDYHLDFEYLPAAHN, encoded by the coding sequence ATGACGTTTTTACGAAAATCATTTTTTATTTTTTTGCTTATTGCAGTTTGTTCCTGTCAAAATAGAAATGAGGAGTTGTTCGATTTTCAAACATATTTATCGCAAGGAAAATTCAGTGAAGCTGAAAGTATTCTAAAAGAAAAACTTCTTGAGAATTCTGCCAATGAGCAATTTCAAATTCAATTGGAAACGATCAGTCGTCTTCGCAAAGAATTTCCATATACACGTGCCGAAGTAAAAGAACAACTGCGAGAATATTTTCCTGATATAACAGACGAGGATTTGGATACCTGGGAACAGGCGAGGCAGTTGGAAATGCGCGTTATCGATGGCGAGAAACGATATTTTTCAAGAGCAGTCAGTAATTTTTTTCGGTTAAACGAGGCTGCCGGAAAGATTAAGGAAGAAATATCCGGCAAAACATATGATGGTGTTGAGGATTTTCAGCAAACAGTTATTCCGCAATGGTTTGAAAAATCGGTTGAGCCGCGAGTACCATTTAATCAGCAACGTATAAAGGTAAATTATACAATCGCCTTGGATGCCAATGCCGTGCCGGCAGGAGAGGTGGTGAAATGTTGGTTACCTTATCCGCGAACCGGTTCACAACGTTTGCCACATGTTGAATTTCTGGAAGCCAGTCAGGAAGATTATACAATTGCTCCGAACGAAGCTTTACAGAGAACAGTTTATATGGAGAAACAAGCTGTTCAGGATGAGAAAACGGTTTTCAGAATCTCCTATATTTTTGAAACGGCAGCACAATGGTTCGATATCAAAACGGAAGATGTACAATCATACAATAAAACTTCGGAGCTATACAAAAAGTATACTGCTGAGCGTTTGCCGCACATTGTGTTTAACGACCAGATAAAATCATTGGCAGGCATCATTGTGGGCGAAGAGAAAAATCCGGTAAAACAAGTCGAACTTATCTATTATTGGATAAACGATAATATCCCCTGGGCAGGAGCGCTCGAATATTCCGTTATGCCTTGTATTCCCTGCTATGTGCTCGAAAATATGCATGGCGATTGCGGTATGCAAACCTTCTTGTTTTTAAGTATGGCACGCAGCCTCGGAATTCCCTGCAAATGGCAAAGTGGCTGGTATTTATTGCCGCAAACTAAAAACCTGCACGACTGGGCCGAAGTGTACTATGAAGGCGTTGGTTGGGTACCTGTTGATCCATCGTTTAAACTAATTAATTCGGAAGACAAGCGCATAAAGGAGTTTTACATGAACGGGCTGGATTGTTACCGATTGGTGGTAAACGACGATTTTGCACGCGAACTGGTTCCTCCTAAAAAGTTTTACAGAAGCGAACCTTTTGATTTTCAGCGTGGAGAGCTGGAGTGGGAGGGTGGTAACCTGTATTTCGATACATGGGATTATCATCTTGATTTCGAATATTTGCCAGCTGCTCATAACTAA
- a CDS encoding FadR/GntR family transcriptional regulator, with protein sequence MDEVFRKIGSKLTLSQKIERRLEAAIREKKLPVGSKLPTERELCESFGVSRTALREALRRLSARGLIEITKGSGMTVTGLQIDDAIKNLNLYYDMQFDHNLIAQIIEVRRLFEPEIASLAAKQRTQNDLSDIQENIEAFKICNPDNIQMEADLDNKFHLLIAKATHNPIVQISMEPIYSLLPRMRNLIYANVEGEKDITLEYHLKIFDVINKQKGDEAAELMKVHLHRTMEIYQKYLHNSY encoded by the coding sequence ATGGACGAAGTCTTTAGGAAAATTGGTAGTAAACTCACATTGAGTCAGAAAATTGAGCGTAGGCTTGAAGCTGCCATTCGTGAAAAAAAACTTCCTGTAGGATCGAAATTACCAACAGAAAGGGAGTTGTGTGAATCGTTTGGCGTTAGCCGTACTGCTTTGCGCGAAGCGTTGCGTAGGCTAAGTGCCCGCGGACTTATTGAAATTACAAAAGGTAGCGGAATGACAGTAACCGGTCTGCAAATTGATGATGCAATTAAAAACCTGAATTTGTATTACGACATGCAGTTCGATCATAACCTGATTGCGCAAATTATTGAAGTACGCCGGTTGTTTGAGCCTGAAATTGCAAGTTTGGCTGCCAAACAACGTACTCAAAATGATTTAAGCGATATTCAGGAAAATATTGAAGCATTTAAAATCTGTAATCCGGATAATATTCAAATGGAGGCCGATTTAGATAATAAATTCCACCTGTTAATAGCAAAGGCTACGCATAACCCGATTGTTCAGATTTCGATGGAGCCAATCTATTCTCTTTTACCACGTATGCGAAACCTGATTTATGCTAATGTGGAAGGAGAGAAGGATATTACGCTTGAATATCACCTGAAAATATTTGATGTAATTAACAAACAAAAAGGTGATGAGGCAGCAGAGTTGATGAAAGTTCATTTGCACCGCACCATGGAAATTTATCAGAAATATTTACACAATTCCTACTAG
- a CDS encoding alpha-L-fucosidase translates to MTKLYITLLFLSFSVVLTAQTSQYSDADILNQNKPERVEWFRDLGFGMFIHFSFDSQLGIVISHSMVGASDDYLDRYINELPKTFNPNNFDVDEIATLAKLAGMKYVVFTAKHHSGFCMWDTETTDFNITNTPYEKDILDEYVQAVRNAGLAVGIYFSPEDFHFLHENGLEVRRTNINDIPHHLMKKYLELNELQTIELMAKYGDIDILFYDGGEGPLVEKCKQVAWELHPDVVVTRGAMITQEQTIPGTTLTDPWEACLTMGTQWAYKPANENYKSGKRLLEILIETRAKGGNQLLNVGPKPNGELPEEQEARLREIAAWNFVNGEAIEATSPWIIPNEENVWFTWKPKEKTLYAILTQQPDWPRGERREFILHSVKSTAYTKVEVLGQSDKRIEYQPETDAQTYYEQKDNGLYLSCVRAQRLYNNHSWNYPVVLKITNAEPAFMPPSVLTEEAQLVQTGGTTYIQFNGKITDYGDSKDLKVFFQYRPLPGFTNQLGTQEWNETKFLEIENDSIQYKLPAKSKNITYQYRTVAKLPEAFIYGQYKNFAL, encoded by the coding sequence ATGACAAAGTTGTACATTACATTGTTATTCCTTTCATTCTCGGTTGTATTAACAGCACAAACTTCGCAATACTCAGATGCTGATATATTAAATCAAAACAAACCTGAACGAGTTGAATGGTTCCGCGATTTGGGATTTGGAATGTTTATTCATTTTAGTTTCGACAGCCAGTTGGGAATTGTAATTAGCCACTCGATGGTTGGTGCATCAGATGATTACCTTGATCGATATATTAACGAACTTCCGAAAACCTTTAATCCGAATAATTTTGATGTAGATGAAATAGCAACACTGGCCAAGCTTGCCGGAATGAAATACGTTGTTTTTACAGCAAAACACCACTCCGGTTTTTGCATGTGGGACACCGAAACCACCGATTTCAATATCACAAACACACCTTACGAAAAAGATATTCTTGATGAATATGTACAGGCAGTTCGCAACGCAGGTTTGGCAGTAGGAATTTATTTTTCTCCTGAAGACTTTCATTTCCTGCACGAAAACGGATTGGAAGTACGTCGGACCAATATTAACGATATCCCACATCACCTTATGAAAAAATACCTGGAGTTAAACGAACTTCAAACCATTGAGTTGATGGCAAAATATGGCGATATCGATATTTTGTTTTACGATGGTGGTGAAGGTCCGTTGGTTGAAAAGTGCAAACAAGTGGCCTGGGAACTGCATCCGGATGTTGTGGTTACGCGTGGCGCAATGATTACTCAGGAACAGACGATACCCGGAACCACGTTAACCGATCCGTGGGAAGCTTGCCTGACTATGGGAACGCAGTGGGCCTACAAACCGGCAAACGAAAATTACAAATCCGGGAAACGCCTTTTGGAGATTCTTATAGAAACCAGGGCCAAAGGCGGTAACCAGCTGCTAAACGTTGGCCCGAAGCCAAATGGAGAGCTGCCGGAAGAACAAGAAGCTCGTTTACGCGAAATAGCTGCATGGAATTTTGTGAATGGCGAAGCAATTGAAGCAACTTCTCCATGGATTATTCCGAACGAAGAAAATGTATGGTTTACCTGGAAACCCAAAGAAAAAACGCTTTATGCAATATTGACACAACAACCCGATTGGCCGCGTGGCGAGCGACGCGAGTTTATTTTACACTCCGTTAAAAGTACTGCCTACACAAAAGTTGAAGTATTAGGCCAATCGGATAAACGAATTGAATACCAACCCGAAACGGATGCTCAAACCTATTACGAACAAAAAGATAATGGTTTATACCTATCGTGTGTGCGGGCACAACGGCTTTATAACAACCACAGCTGGAACTATCCTGTTGTTCTAAAAATTACAAATGCTGAGCCGGCATTTATGCCGCCAAGTGTATTAACTGAAGAAGCCCAATTAGTGCAAACCGGCGGAACTACCTACATCCAATTTAATGGTAAGATTACTGATTACGGAGACAGCAAAGACTTGAAAGTATTTTTTCAATATCGTCCGCTTCCCGGGTTTACAAATCAGTTAGGTACACAAGAATGGAACGAAACAAAATTCTTAGAAATAGAAAACGACTCCATTCAATATAAACTCCCGGCAAAGAGTAAAAATATTACCTACCAGTACCGAACGGTTGCAAAACTCCCAGAAGCCTTTATTTACGGGCAATACAAGAACTTTGCGCTTTAA
- a CDS encoding RNA polymerase sigma-70 factor — protein sequence MLNEKKTKLLISQGNSKRFKYLMEATSDELLQFALSFVRNQEIAEELVSDVFVKIWHKRAELPTIQNIKSYLFISVKNSCLSHLRKMKNNKIILIDEYTDFLFPMVEKKDDDSIEKEQLKRIYKAIEELPPKCREAFTLAKINGFKHREIAEIMNISEKTVNNHLVTALKKIIDSLGIEKKSKLAGSRFKQASLF from the coding sequence ATGCTAAACGAAAAAAAAACTAAGCTACTCATTTCGCAAGGTAACTCCAAGCGCTTCAAGTACCTTATGGAAGCAACATCTGACGAACTTCTTCAGTTTGCTTTAAGTTTTGTCCGCAACCAGGAAATTGCCGAAGAACTTGTTAGTGACGTTTTTGTAAAAATCTGGCACAAACGGGCCGAACTTCCAACCATTCAAAATATTAAATCTTATCTTTTTATATCGGTTAAAAACAGTTGTTTGTCGCATTTGCGAAAAATGAAAAACAACAAAATAATTCTGATCGACGAGTACACCGATTTTCTTTTTCCAATGGTTGAGAAGAAAGATGATGATTCGATTGAAAAGGAACAATTAAAACGGATTTATAAAGCCATTGAGGAACTTCCGCCAAAATGCCGCGAGGCTTTTACCCTGGCAAAAATAAATGGTTTTAAACACCGCGAAATTGCCGAGATAATGAATATTTCAGAGAAAACAGTTAATAACCACCTTGTGACTGCACTAAAAAAGATTATTGATTCTCTGGGTATTGAAAAGAAATCAAAATTGGCCGGTTCGCGATTTAAGCAGGCTAGTTTATTCTGA
- a CDS encoding FecR domain-containing protein: MTNKDNIHELIVKKLTETISDEEEMLLDNGLSNNIKTKKSFSTVKVFWDKYFPGSKKHSIIEQTEKKLGLTYQEKPHSFKWKSLAIAVSVLLVATLAFSTFYIIKHRQVTTLNEYSCHAEEIKTVTLSDGTKVWLNSSSLLIASEPFIGDKREVTLFGEAYFEVAHDDEKPFIVETPNLKTKVLGTHFNVVAYPTDEVHEISLYEGKVELKPNINDKHAMLMPGDRAYFNMNTGNLKLVHTDLGKPAQWRDGILRFYDEDLFSITKKLERHFYTRIFIADSAIGKLKYSGEFEEESLDRILNLLSSAKAFEYKKNDNGIIIESKK; encoded by the coding sequence ATGACGAACAAAGACAATATTCACGAGCTCATTGTCAAAAAGCTGACAGAGACGATTAGCGACGAAGAAGAAATGCTTCTCGACAATGGGCTTAGTAACAATATAAAAACAAAAAAAAGCTTTTCTACTGTAAAAGTTTTTTGGGATAAGTATTTTCCGGGTTCAAAAAAACATTCAATAATCGAGCAAACTGAAAAAAAGCTCGGATTGACATATCAGGAAAAACCTCATTCTTTTAAATGGAAAAGTTTGGCTATTGCTGTTTCAGTATTACTTGTGGCTACTTTAGCATTCTCAACCTTTTACATAATAAAACACCGCCAAGTTACCACTCTCAATGAATACAGTTGTCATGCTGAAGAAATTAAAACAGTAACCTTGAGCGACGGTACAAAGGTCTGGCTAAATTCATCATCGCTTCTAATTGCAAGCGAACCATTTATTGGCGACAAAAGAGAAGTGACACTTTTTGGGGAAGCCTATTTTGAGGTTGCGCACGACGACGAGAAACCTTTTATTGTTGAAACCCCCAACCTGAAAACAAAAGTTCTGGGTACACACTTTAATGTTGTTGCTTATCCAACCGACGAGGTACACGAAATCTCTTTATACGAAGGGAAAGTAGAGCTTAAACCAAATATTAACGACAAGCATGCCATGTTAATGCCTGGCGACCGCGCCTATTTCAACATGAATACAGGGAATTTGAAGCTGGTACATACTGATCTGGGAAAACCTGCACAATGGCGCGATGGTATTCTGAGATTCTACGATGAAGATTTGTTTAGCATTACCAAAAAGCTGGAACGCCACTTTTACACCCGGATATTTATTGCCGACTCCGCCATTGGAAAACTTAAATACTCAGGGGAATTTGAAGAAGAATCTCTCGACAGAATTCTGAACCTACTAAGCTCTGCCAAAGCATTCGAATACAAAAAAAATGATAACGGAATAATTATAGAATCGAAAAAATAG
- a CDS encoding TonB-dependent receptor → MEKCINVKLSRSSGMLQKLRRVTTATMALLLAFVISVQASTYSETVKFDLKMKKASLKEVFQTITDQSEFKFVYNNDVVNDNQKVSVSTEDARVEEILDEILPQHNLDYKVVDRQVIIYPAEAESKVPSSDARQEKTITGKVVDSEGFPLPGVSIVVKGTTTGIVTNPDGEYTLSVPEDAQVLVFSFVGMRQEEVIIGNKTTIDVTLEAEAIGLEEVVAIGYGTEKKATITGSVAGVKGEDLKKSPALNISNNLVGRTPGLIALNRSGEPGYDGSDLLIRGSNTLNDNTPLVVVDGITGRDMNRIDPADIESVSILKDASAAIYGAQAANGVILITTKRGKIGKPTITVNMNQGFNQPTRVPDMADAATYAEMINEINIYRDRDPIYTDDDLQKYRDGSAPWTHPNTDWYDATFKTWSPQTYGNISISGGSQEMRYYVSMGANHQDGIYENSATSYNQYDFRANLDGKVSEHINFAVDVSGRQENRNFPTRSAGAIFRMLMRGKPNLPAYWPDGTPGPDIEYGDNPVVIVTDETGYNKDTRYIFDSNMKLDIEIPWVRGLTLTANAAIDKRMRKDKVFQKGWYLYSWDYETYGDDGNPALIKGKRGFDDPRLRQEFRDQQNITLNGLLNYETTIGEDHNLKVLAGIERFKGDEMNFWAYRRYFVTDQIDQMFAGGDLEKDNSGSASETARLNYFGRVNYRLKDKYLAEFVWRYDGSYIFPEDSRFGFFPGISLGWRISEENFWKENLGFIESFKLRASIGQTGNDRIDPFQFMSSYGFNSNGWTYIFNESVESKVLTESRIPNPAVTWEIATQKNIGIDGQMLDGKLYFEADYFHNFREDILWWRNASVPESTGLSLPRENIGEVVNQGFEFNVSYRDNIGDFSYQVGINGGYQKNRIEFWDETPGIPDYQKSTGKPMDTDLYYETDGIFHTQAEVDAYPHWAGARPGDVKFVDVNDDGAIDGLDRVRIDKNNIPRFQGGVTANLAYKNFDLAMLFQGAFGAVQYIDTESGEIGNFLQFYAEDRWTPENPDGSTPRAWNRNEEYWRNNQNTYFLRSTDYVRLKNLELGYNFSPNVCSRLGVDALRLYFNGANLFVFDSFDVFDPEGDSASGQSYPQNRTINAGVTVTF, encoded by the coding sequence ATGGAAAAATGCATTAATGTTAAGCTTTCCCGTTCATCGGGAATGCTGCAAAAGCTTCGCCGGGTAACAACTGCCACCATGGCATTATTACTGGCGTTTGTAATTAGTGTACAGGCCAGCACTTATTCTGAGACAGTCAAGTTTGACTTAAAGATGAAGAAGGCCAGCCTAAAAGAAGTATTTCAAACTATCACTGACCAAAGTGAATTTAAGTTTGTTTACAACAACGACGTTGTAAACGACAACCAAAAAGTTTCGGTATCAACCGAGGATGCACGTGTTGAAGAAATTTTAGACGAAATCTTACCTCAACACAACCTCGACTACAAAGTTGTAGACCGCCAGGTTATTATCTACCCGGCCGAAGCAGAATCTAAAGTACCGTCCTCCGATGCCCGACAAGAAAAAACAATCACTGGTAAGGTTGTTGATTCTGAAGGATTTCCTCTTCCCGGAGTATCAATTGTAGTTAAAGGTACTACCACTGGTATTGTTACCAACCCAGATGGAGAATACACGCTCAGCGTTCCTGAGGATGCACAAGTACTTGTTTTCTCTTTTGTTGGAATGCGTCAGGAGGAAGTAATTATTGGTAACAAAACAACAATTGACGTAACACTGGAAGCTGAAGCCATTGGTTTAGAAGAAGTTGTTGCAATTGGTTACGGTACCGAGAAAAAAGCTACCATTACGGGTTCTGTTGCAGGAGTAAAAGGTGAAGACCTGAAAAAATCACCGGCACTGAACATATCAAATAACCTGGTTGGTAGAACTCCCGGATTAATTGCCTTGAACCGTTCGGGAGAACCCGGATATGATGGATCTGACCTCCTGATTCGTGGATCGAACACACTAAACGATAACACTCCGCTTGTTGTTGTTGATGGTATTACAGGCCGCGACATGAACCGTATCGACCCTGCTGACATTGAAAGTGTATCAATACTTAAAGATGCTTCGGCAGCAATTTACGGAGCACAGGCAGCAAACGGTGTAATCCTCATCACCACTAAACGTGGTAAAATTGGTAAACCTACCATTACCGTTAACATGAACCAGGGTTTTAACCAACCAACACGTGTTCCTGATATGGCTGATGCGGCTACTTATGCTGAAATGATCAACGAAATAAACATCTATCGCGATCGCGATCCGATTTATACAGATGATGATCTTCAGAAATACCGCGATGGCTCAGCACCATGGACTCATCCAAATACCGACTGGTACGATGCAACATTTAAAACATGGTCGCCTCAAACTTATGGAAACATTTCAATCAGTGGAGGTTCGCAGGAAATGCGCTATTATGTTTCAATGGGTGCCAATCACCAGGATGGTATATACGAAAATTCGGCAACTAGTTATAATCAATACGACTTCCGTGCCAATTTAGATGGAAAAGTAAGTGAACACATCAATTTTGCAGTTGATGTTTCAGGACGCCAAGAGAACAGGAATTTTCCAACTCGTTCTGCAGGTGCTATTTTCCGTATGTTGATGCGTGGAAAACCAAACTTGCCTGCTTATTGGCCCGATGGAACTCCAGGACCAGACATTGAATATGGCGACAATCCGGTTGTTATTGTTACCGACGAAACCGGTTACAATAAAGATACCCGCTACATATTCGATAGTAATATGAAACTTGATATTGAGATTCCTTGGGTAAGAGGCTTAACATTAACAGCCAATGCCGCTATCGACAAGCGGATGCGCAAAGACAAGGTATTCCAAAAAGGTTGGTATTTATATTCATGGGATTATGAGACATACGGTGATGACGGTAACCCTGCATTGATAAAAGGGAAAAGAGGTTTCGATGATCCTCGCTTGCGTCAGGAATTCCGCGACCAGCAAAATATTACTTTAAACGGTTTGTTGAATTATGAAACAACCATTGGCGAAGACCATAACCTAAAAGTTTTAGCCGGTATAGAACGATTTAAAGGTGATGAAATGAATTTCTGGGCATACCGTCGTTATTTTGTTACCGACCAGATTGACCAGATGTTTGCCGGAGGCGACCTGGAAAAAGACAATTCAGGATCGGCAAGTGAAACGGCTCGACTGAACTATTTTGGTAGGGTTAACTATCGATTAAAAGATAAATACCTGGCTGAATTTGTATGGCGTTACGACGGCTCGTACATCTTCCCTGAAGACAGCCGCTTTGGTTTCTTCCCCGGCATTTCGTTAGGATGGCGTATTTCGGAAGAAAATTTCTGGAAAGAAAACTTAGGTTTTATTGAAAGCTTTAAGTTGCGTGCATCTATCGGACAAACCGGTAACGATCGAATCGACCCATTCCAGTTTATGTCATCATATGGATTCAACTCAAATGGCTGGACCTATATCTTCAACGAATCAGTTGAAAGCAAGGTATTAACAGAAAGTCGTATTCCGAACCCGGCAGTAACCTGGGAAATTGCAACACAGAAAAACATTGGTATCGACGGTCAGATGCTGGATGGCAAACTCTACTTCGAGGCTGACTATTTCCACAACTTCCGTGAAGATATTCTTTGGTGGAGAAATGCTTCTGTACCGGAATCAACAGGTTTATCATTACCTCGTGAAAACATTGGTGAAGTTGTTAACCAGGGTTTCGAATTTAATGTATCCTATCGCGATAACATTGGTGATTTTAGTTACCAGGTTGGAATAAACGGTGGTTATCAGAAAAACCGGATCGAATTCTGGGATGAAACACCGGGAATTCCTGATTACCAAAAATCAACAGGAAAACCGATGGATACTGATCTGTATTACGAAACTGACGGAATTTTCCATACCCAGGCAGAGGTTGATGCTTACCCACACTGGGCAGGCGCTCGCCCGGGCGATGTAAAATTTGTTGATGTTAACGACGATGGTGCAATTGATGGACTTGACCGTGTACGTATCGACAAAAACAACATTCCTCGTTTCCAGGGTGGTGTTACTGCTAACCTGGCATATAAAAACTTCGACCTTGCTATGTTGTTCCAGGGAGCATTCGGAGCAGTTCAGTATATCGACACTGAATCGGGTGAAATTGGGAACTTCCTACAGTTTTATGCCGAAGACCGCTGGACTCCGGAAAATCCTGATGGAAGCACACCAAGAGCTTGGAACCGTAATGAAGAATACTGGAGAAATAACCAAAACACTTATTTCTTAAGATCAACCGACTATGTTCGACTGAAGAACCTCGAATTAGGTTATAATTTCAGTCCAAATGTTTGCTCTCGCCTGGGCGTTGATGCATTGCGTTTGTACTTCAACGGTGCTAACCTGTTCGTCTTCGATAGTTTTGATGTATTCGACCCTGAAGGGGACAGTGCATCAGGCCAGTCTTATCCGCAAAACAGAACGATTAATGCTGGTGTAACCGTAACCTTTTAA
- a CDS encoding RagB/SusD family nutrient uptake outer membrane protein, protein MKKITYILGLLLLVVTSCNQDFLDKKPLDEYSEVDVWSDPALIETFVNNFYREVGHSWDIDMQASYVDEGHFTPDWGVSNFNKSLLTTDDIPGWEVDWFGTATIQRLWGPMYKAIRATNIFFSKIDEVVMDDQDMKDRLTGETYFWRAYYYHYLTALYGGVPIIKDPYSLSDEFEVARNTYAECIDFIVSDLDAAAALLPVSYDGDNKGRATRGAALTLKARVLLYAASDLHNGYNANGYSNVELIGYTGGSQTDRWTAAKNAAKAVIDMGEYSLAYPNPANAEEATANYTAYFTSKGESEDIFLRYYLAKTDENWDNYHPGIHNGPNGYHNWGNNTPVGNLVDAFEMEDGTAFDWDNPEQKADPYGIFDGQRRDPRFYANVLYDGARWRARPTDVANIDPIGIIQTGKWQLSSDPDDLRHGLDTRQGPIEDWNGGRTGYYLRKGIVKDIDAQFTKQEVPWRYMRLGEVYLNYAEACIELGEDDEAKKYINMIRQRAGMPDITETGEELKARYRNERRIELMYEEHRFFDVRRWLIGDEAYGDTYAVDVFYGWEDGATATQPTYEPWVYEERAWDDKCYFFPIKRDEMNKNSLLIQNPGY, encoded by the coding sequence ATGAAGAAAATAACATATATTTTAGGATTATTACTTCTTGTAGTTACATCCTGCAATCAAGATTTTCTTGATAAAAAACCTTTGGATGAATATTCCGAGGTAGATGTGTGGAGCGATCCGGCCCTGATTGAAACCTTTGTAAACAATTTCTATCGCGAAGTTGGACACTCATGGGATATCGATATGCAGGCTTCTTATGTAGATGAAGGACACTTTACACCTGACTGGGGAGTAAGTAACTTTAATAAAAGTTTGCTTACAACCGACGACATTCCGGGCTGGGAAGTAGATTGGTTTGGTACTGCAACCATTCAGCGCTTGTGGGGACCAATGTACAAAGCCATACGTGCCACTAATATCTTTTTCAGTAAGATTGATGAAGTGGTGATGGATGATCAGGATATGAAAGACAGACTAACCGGAGAGACTTATTTCTGGAGAGCTTATTACTACCATTACCTGACTGCGTTATACGGCGGTGTTCCAATAATTAAAGATCCTTACAGCCTTTCAGATGAATTTGAAGTAGCACGTAATACATATGCCGAATGTATCGACTTTATTGTAAGCGATTTGGATGCAGCGGCCGCTTTATTGCCAGTAAGCTATGATGGCGATAACAAAGGACGTGCAACAAGAGGTGCTGCACTTACATTAAAAGCCAGAGTTTTATTGTATGCAGCAAGCGATCTGCATAATGGCTATAATGCTAATGGCTACTCAAATGTTGAGTTAATTGGTTATACTGGTGGCAGCCAAACTGACCGATGGACAGCCGCTAAAAATGCAGCAAAAGCTGTTATCGACATGGGCGAATACAGTCTTGCATATCCAAATCCGGCTAATGCCGAAGAGGCGACTGCAAACTATACCGCTTATTTCACTTCAAAAGGAGAAAGCGAAGATATTTTCCTGAGGTACTATTTGGCCAAAACCGATGAAAACTGGGACAACTATCACCCGGGAATTCACAACGGACCAAATGGGTATCACAACTGGGGGAACAACACTCCTGTAGGTAATTTGGTTGATGCATTTGAAATGGAGGACGGAACTGCTTTTGACTGGGACAATCCGGAACAAAAGGCCGACCCTTACGGAATATTTGATGGACAGCGTCGTGATCCACGTTTCTATGCAAATGTATTATATGATGGAGCACGATGGAGAGCCCGTCCTACCGACGTAGCAAATATTGATCCGATCGGTATAATTCAAACCGGAAAATGGCAATTGAGTTCAGATCCAGATGATCTTCGTCATGGATTAGATACCCGCCAGGGACCGATTGAAGACTGGAACGGTGGACGTACCGGCTACTACCTGCGAAAAGGTATTGTTAAAGATATTGATGCACAGTTTACAAAACAGGAAGTACCATGGCGCTACATGCGTTTGGGTGAAGTGTACCTGAATTACGCCGAAGCTTGTATTGAACTTGGCGAAGATGATGAAGCTAAAAAATACATCAATATGATTCGTCAGCGTGCAGGAATGCCCGACATTACTGAAACCGGCGAAGAGTTGAAAGCTCGTTACCGTAACGAAAGAAGAATTGAACTCATGTATGAAGAACATCGTTTCTTCGATGTACGCCGCTGGTTAATTGGCGATGAAGCTTATGGCGATACCTACGCTGTTGACGTATTCTATGGTTGGGAAGATGGCGCTACTGCAACACAACCAACATACGAACCGTGGGTATACGAAGAACGTGCGTGGGATGACAAGTGTTACTTCTTCCCGATTAAGCGCGATGAAATGAACAAGAACAGTCTATTAATCCAGAATCCTGGATACTAA